The sequence below is a genomic window from Flavobacteriales bacterium.
AAATGAGTTTAACTGTCCCTTCAAACCGGTCTCTGAGTTGCATGAGAATCCTTGCCGTTCCAAGCAAAGAAGAAGTGTGTACATCGTGGCCACAGGCATGCATGACGCCTTTGACGGTAGACTTATACGCCACATCATTCTCTTCCTGGATAGGTAATGCGTCCAGATCTGCCCGCAGGGCGATGATTTTTTTAGATGGGTTCTTCCCTTCGATGATGGCCACAATGCCGGTCTCTACCCAGCCTTTGGTAAAGGGGATGCCAAGCGCTTCCAGCTCCGATGCAACGAATGCCGAGGTCTCCTTCTCCTGGAAGGAAAGCTCCGGGTGTGCATGCATGTGCCGGCGAATCCGGATCACTTCCGGGAGGTTCTCCTTCGCCAGTTTTTGTATGTCTTGTAAGAGGGACATGGCGGCAAAGATAGTTAAAGGTTTACAGTTAAAGGTTCAAGGTTTAAGGTTGACAAACCTGCAACTTTAAACCTTGAACCCGATTCAGTACATTTTTTTCATAAGTTTGATTCACCCAAACCCATTCCCATGAAAAAAACAATCCTCGCCCTGGTATGTATGGCATTGCCGCTTTACATGTGGGCTCAACAAGAACAACAACCCATGAAAAATGTAGTGCTGGTGATCCACGGAGGTGCAGGCACCATCCTGAAAAAGAACATGACCGATTCCATGGAACAGGCCATCCGCAGCAAACTTACGGAAGCACTTCAAACCGGATACAAGGTGATCCAGAATGGAGGTTCCAGTATGGACGCAGTGGAGCAGACCATCCACGTCATGGAAGACAGCCCGTTGTTCAACGCTGGCAAAGGAGCGGTATTTACCAATGCCGGTACCAATGAACTGGACGCATCAGTGATGGATGGAAAATCCGGTATGGCGGGTGCTGTGGCCGGTGTACGCACCATCAAAAGCCCGATCAGCGCGGCCCGCAAGGTCATGGAGAAATCGCCGCATGTGATGATGACAGGATCCGGAGCTGAGACATTCGCCGTTAAAGAAGGACTGGAAATGGTCGATACGGCCTATTTCTTTACCCAAAAAAGATACGAACAGTTGCTTCGCCTGAAAGAGCAGGAGGAAATGAAACTGAACGATGACAAAGGGGAGGTGGCCCCGCTGGATGTGGAGTTTGATGAGCAGTGGTCTGGAAATCCGGAAGGCAACGGCGACCACAAATTCGGAACGGTGGGTGCTGTGGCGCTGGATAAGCAGGGCAACCTTGCTGCCGGAACCTCCACCGGTGGGATGACCAACAAACGTTATGGCAGGGTAGGAGACTCACCCATCATTGGCGCAGGCACCTATGCAAGCAACAAAACGTGTGGTGTATCGTCAACCGGCCACGGAGAATATTTCATCCGAAATGTTGTGGCCTATGATATTGCTGCGGTGATGGAATATAAAAGTCAGACGGTATCGGAGGCTGCCGAGACGGTGATCATTAAAAAGCTCACCGAAACCGGCGGCACCGGCGGCGTGATCGCACTGGATGCCAAAGGCAATGTCGCGATGACCTTCAACACGCCCGGCATGTACCGCGGTTATATCACCGAGGATGGAACGGTGGTGGTGAAGTTGTATGCTGGGGAATAGGCGTGGATTGCAGTTCGCGCTGATTATATAATGTAGCTTCAAGCTACAAGATAGCCAGACGAAGGTGCAACCTTCGCCTAACGATTCAGGGTCATTGGTCTGCCAATTGCAGTAAATAGAAATTAGTTGGTGATTTGCTTTAAGGTTGTTATGTAATTACTTACTGAAGATAAAAAATTGAAAGTGTGGCAGCAGTATTACCAATGAACAGAACCATTAATATACATAAGAACATATGCAAAGAGATATAGATTTAATCCGGCAAATACTGATTGAAGTGGAAAGGAAAAAATCACCAATGGGCTTGTTAGATATTGAGGTAGATAATTTTTCCAAGGAACAGATTTCTTACCATGTGAAATTGCTGGCAGAAGCTGGTTACCTGGATGCGAAGGACTTGATTACAAAAGATGGCTTTGAGTGGAAACCCGTTGGCCTTACATGGCTAGGACATGAGTTCTTAGATGCTGCAAGAGACAATACTGTTTGGAATAAGGCAAAGAAAAGTATTGGGAGTAAACTTGCTTCAACCTCCATTGAAGTGATTAAAGCGTTACTTATAAGTTTATGTAAGCAGGGACTGGGGATTGAAGACCATAGTTAACCGTAGCATATCAACCCCACCGATGCGTTAGGCGAAGGTTGTACCTTCGTCTGTTTATTCTGTAGCATTTGCTACGCAAAACCAACACCATCTTCAGCGTACTTTTTCCACCTCATCTCACCGTTGCATATCAACCTCACCGATGCGTTAGGCGAAGGTTGCACCTTCGTCTGTTTATCCTGTAGCATGTGCTACGCAACCAACATCATCACTCACCTCACCGTTTTCCACCTCAACACCGCCAGTTCGGTTTGAAACACAGCGTCTAATTCTGCATAACACCTGGCACTGCTGTAAAGATAATCTTCAGGTTTTTCCACCAGTCCGGCCCGTACCGGGTTGTTATGGATGTATTCGATTTTCTGTTCAATGAACTTGTTTGAATATATAAGTTCTGCATGGTTCTCATGGGTCCATACCTGGAATGTTTTGTTGCGGTTATGTCCACGGGCGGCGTAGCGGAAGATCATCATCATCCAGTGCCTTCTACTCTCACTATTATCTTGAACGATGTTGAGTATTTGTTTTGCAGTGTGTCGTTTAAAATCCCTGATCGTTCCGCTTATGTCACCTTTTGTGCTTTGGGCAAGCAGGTGAATATGATTGGACATGATAACATAGGCATATATTTCTAACCCTTTCTTATCACAACAGTATCTGAAGCCGTCAATGATAATGTCACGGTAGACTTTACGTGTGAAAATATCCGCCCATTGCACTACCTGGAGGGTCATAAAATAAAGCGCAGATTGATCGAATATCTTATAACCGGTTGTCATGGTGTTGTTCTGCTCAAATCTATAAAGACGGTCCGATAACAATGCGGAGTAAGTACTTATATCCGATTAATATCGATTATCAAAACACGATGGCGTGGGAGAGGGTATTTTAAGATATGATTCAGGTAGCTTCAAGCTACAAGATAGTCAGACGAAGGTACAACCTTCGCCTAACGGCAGAACCTTTGCCTAATGCCAAACAGGATTGAAAGGCTGTGGTTAAATATCTATCATGACACGTCAATGTAGCTTCAAGCTACGGAATAGTCAGACTAAGGTACAACCTTCGCCTAACGGCAGAACGATCTGGGAACCTTTACCTAAATTTGTCTTATCTGCTTAGACTAAAACCAA
It includes:
- a CDS encoding isoaspartyl peptidase/L-asparaginase, with the translated sequence MKKTILALVCMALPLYMWAQQEQQPMKNVVLVIHGGAGTILKKNMTDSMEQAIRSKLTEALQTGYKVIQNGGSSMDAVEQTIHVMEDSPLFNAGKGAVFTNAGTNELDASVMDGKSGMAGAVAGVRTIKSPISAARKVMEKSPHVMMTGSGAETFAVKEGLEMVDTAYFFTQKRYEQLLRLKEQEEMKLNDDKGEVAPLDVEFDEQWSGNPEGNGDHKFGTVGAVALDKQGNLAAGTSTGGMTNKRYGRVGDSPIIGAGTYASNKTCGVSSTGHGEYFIRNVVAYDIAAVMEYKSQTVSEAAETVIIKKLTETGGTGGVIALDAKGNVAMTFNTPGMYRGYITEDGTVVVKLYAGE
- a CDS encoding DUF2513 domain-containing protein, with product MQRDIDLIRQILIEVERKKSPMGLLDIEVDNFSKEQISYHVKLLAEAGYLDAKDLITKDGFEWKPVGLTWLGHEFLDAARDNTVWNKAKKSIGSKLASTSIEVIKALLISLCKQGLGIEDHS
- a CDS encoding transposase; the encoded protein is MTTGYKIFDQSALYFMTLQVVQWADIFTRKVYRDIIIDGFRYCCDKKGLEIYAYVIMSNHIHLLAQSTKGDISGTIRDFKRHTAKQILNIVQDNSESRRHWMMMIFRYAARGHNRNKTFQVWTHENHAELIYSNKFIEQKIEYIHNNPVRAGLVEKPEDYLYSSARCYAELDAVFQTELAVLRWKTVR